Part of the Desulfonatronum thiosulfatophilum genome is shown below.
TTTGATGCACAGCGCCTCCATATTGCCCAACAAACATCCCGGGCCGAAGAACATACCCCTTGCCGTCGGGCATTTCGACCATGGCGGCCAGTCCCCGCTCCGGAAACAGTTCATTCCAGAGGATGCCCACGACTCGTAGCTGAGTCGCCTCGACACGTTCCAAGGGAGTGAGGGCTCGCTGCGGGATCTGCGGCTGAAAGCTTTCCTCGGGGGGAATGGGACGGACAAAAGGACGAAACGGATCCGGCTTATCGTCAGGCCTGTACCAGTAGCCGTCAGGAGTCTGCAGCCAGAGCGGCAACTCCAGAGCTGTTCCCATTAAATCAGGTTCAATGTTGTTGGTGTTTTCGTCTGCGTCACTATCAAACAAATTGGCTGATCCCGGCGCTATGGACATGAATATGACCAACATCGCCATGACCAGAGGGAACTTCATGCTTGTATACGAAGATAAAGCAAATTTATTCAGAAAATTACTCATTATGCTCATTAAATAGAGTTGATCAGACTTATCCTGATTCTGGAGCGAGCGAAGCACGGCTATCGCCGCCGTCCGCCCTGCTGTTGTTGGGCCTTGCGTTCCTCGGCGGCCTTGATCTCCTGCTCGGTTAGTGCGCGGTACACTTGAATGCTGCTTTCGGCTGTAAGGGTTACGGGACCGACGCCGGCCGCGGTTGCGGCGTTCGGCTGCAATCGCAGACGATCCAGACTGACCAGCCGGTCCAGGCGCGACATTCGATCAAAGAAAGTGATCAGGTTATGGAATTCGCCTCGCATTCGCAGTTGGACCTCCCGTGATGCGTAAAAATCATGCGCCACCTCGCTCCCCGGCTGAAACAGCAGAAACTCAACCCCCACATCCATTCCCAGCCGCTCGATGGCCGCCAGAAGCCGCTCGCGTTCCTGCGCGTCTGCGGGAAGCAGCATTTTGGCCAACAGCAACTCGTACTCGCGGGCAGCCATTTCTTCCTGCAACTCCGGCAACCGGGCGGCCAGGCGTCGATTGGCCGCGATGGAGTTTTCCAGACTCTGGATCTCCTGCTCCAGCTGCGTTGTCCGCTCCAGCTTGGGCATGAAGGAGAAAAAGGCGTAACCGCCGAGAGTGCCGACGACCAGAACGATCAATATCAACAGTTTGTGGAGCTTGCTCAGCGTCTCAAGACGTTGCGTCAGGGCCTGGCTATCCATAATTCGCCTCCCGTTGATAATACTCGTCAGGCGGCGGGCCAAAGGTGATCCGGAAGTGAAATTCCACCAAGGTCAACCCCTGGACTTCGCGGCGCAGAGTCCGCTCGGTCACGACTCCCCGCACGAAATCGGAGGTCCGCAAGATCTCGACATATGCTGCGAACGACTGATTATCCATGGCCACGCCCTTGAGCTGGAGAGCGCCGTTGTGGTCCAACTGGAATGTTTCGAACCAGATCCGGTCCTCGGGAAGCAGTGAGATCAAGGCGTCGATATAGCGTACCGGAAGCGTTTGAATGCTTCGGATGCCGGTGATAATTTCAATCTTGGAGGCAACAGCCTTGATCTCATTCTCCATCCGCCGAACCTGGGCGACTTCGGCTGTCAGCGCCCTGTTTTCAACCTGTCTTGCTTCGTGCACTCTTTCGAGATCGGACAGCTTGGCACTGACCCAAAGATGGGACAAGAGGATGGCGCCGCCCACCAGAACCAAAGCAAACACCAGGGCTCCCAGATCCAGCCGCAGGGTGGATATTCTGGGTCGCTTTTCCGGCGGCAATAAGTTGATGCGGATCATTTTACGGCCTCCCGCAACGCCAGTCCGGTGGCCACGGCGTACTGGGGTCCCACGGCCCGCAGATAAGCGTGATCAAACCGGGAAACGTCCGGTTCGAGTTTACGCCAGGGATCAAGATACTGTACATCCATTTCCAGATCCCTGGCCAGCTTGTCCCGCAATCCGGAAAGCAGGCTTCCGCCGCCCGCCAAAAACAAAGTGGCGGCAGGTTTGGAACCGGGTGACGATCCAAGATAGAAACCGATCAACCGGCGAACCTCGGATGCCCAGGAAGCGAATACGTCGTCCAGCTCGTCTTCCATGGCGGCAACCTCTGTCGCCGGCATCTCGCCAGGGCCGTTGATTTTCATTTTTTCGCATTCGGCCTTGGTACGGTTCAACAGCTTTGCCAGCCGATCCGTCAGCTGCTGCCCACCAATGCTCAATTCCCGATGAAAAACCAACTGATTCTTCCAAACCACGCAGAACACGCTTAAGTGTCCGCCAATATCCAGAAGATAATGGGGCTCATCGGCATATTCCGGGTAATTGAATTCAAAGCAATTGCTCAAGGCAAAGGCGTCCACATCCATCACCCGGACCTCCAGCCCGGCCTTGGTCAGAATGAGAAGGCGCTCTTCCACCTCACGCTTCTTGCTGGCCACCAGGAGAATGTCCGTTGTCCCTTCCTTGGAGCCCAGGCCGAGATTTTGATGGTCCAGATAGACGTCCTGAAGATCGAAGGGAATGTATTGCTTGGCTTCCTTGGCCAGAAAGAGTTCCATGTTTGTCGCGGCCTCGGTGGAGATATTCACTTTCTTGACGATCACCGCATGTCCGGTCATCGCGGAAACGACGCTTTTTTCCCGGATCTCCAGATTTCGCCAGAGTTCTGCCAGCCTGTCCGCGGCCTTTTCTCCCTTGTCCATGTCGCCGATAGCCAGCGGCAGTCGGCCGATCCGGCTCAATTGCGGTTTCTTGCGGCGCAGGTCCAGAGCAACAACTTTGATCCAGCCGCTGCCGAGGTCCACGCCCGGAGGAGGACCTTTTTTTCGGAACTCAATGGTAATTGCCAAGAACTTACTCCAAAAAGACTTGTCTCGCGGCCGAAACCGCGCGCGGGATCATTTGTTTGGAAAGTGAACGGCGCAGAATGGTCGCAAGGTCAACACAGGACAATTGGCGGCTTTGACGACCTTTTCCGCGACGGATCCGAACAAGATCCGGTCAATGCCCTTGCGGCCGTGGGTCCCCATGACGATCATGTCCACATTTTCCTCGTCCGCGCATTTGACGATTTCCTCCGCGGCATACCCGCTGACCACGCGTCCGGTTACGCTCACATCCGGAAGGTATTGGGAAATGAACGCTTCCATGCTCTGCTCGGCACCGGTGACTATTTCGCCGACAAAGGTCTCGATGGAGTTCGGAGGGACATGGAAGCTGACGTACTGGTTCAATGAAGGGGCCGAGTACAACAAAATCACTTCAGCGCCAAAGGCCTTGGACAGTGAATGCGCATACTCCGCCACCATGGGGCTGACTTCAGAAAAATCAATGGCGCAAAGAATTTTTTTCATCTCTACCATCACCATTACCTCCTGCGTTAGATGCGGACCTGGAATACGTATGGCATACTCGGTTCAGTTTGGTAAACCATGTTTCTGGTGGGCAGTTTCTGCAGGCGCCTCAGGGGATCCATACCTTTAACAAATTGAATGCCAAGTTCTCCTGAGTCGCGGCCCGGAAACAGAAAAGGAATTTGTAGCAACATAAATTATTATTTGAGTCCATGCTAAATTACCTGAAACCGATAATGCGTTCATTTGCCACTAATGTCCATTTTTTTCCCGCTTGCTGGTTTCAGGGTTGGCAAAGCGGCCTTACGAGGCTGATCATCATTTTCAGGCATCGGTTTCGATCAGCTTGATTTGAATTTCGGAATGCAAAAAATATTGAAAAAGCTTCAAAACTAGCGCACATTGCAGCGAGAAGAAGCGTAATCCCGGCGATGCCTCAAGCGTCGCCGGCTTTGGGACCTATTCGGGCATCGACGTTGACGTCCGATCATTATGTAAAGAATCGATCTCTTTCCATTGCCGAAAAACGCTCGCACTTTCAAGTATCCAGTCAAAAAATGCTGCGAGGCGAGCGAGGCATGACAATGCCGGGTGATTGCCAGGAACGTTAAGCGTATCCAGGATTTTCTTTTATTTCATGGCAACTACGCAGCCAAGTTCGATGAAAACTGGAACGAGTCCGGGTTGCCCTGATTTTGCGGTCTCGCATGTTTGACTGGGCCAGGATCGTTCACCGAACCATTGCCGGACGCCTGGAGCACAAAATGATGTTTATTCGAGCAATGGTTCGAAGTTACGAAGCCGGAGAAGGAGTTTGCGAGGCCGCAAAATCAAGGCGACCCGGACTCAGCTGAATAGTTGCATTTCATGCGAAAATCTCTGTCGTTTTTAAGAAAAACTGGAAGCCAGGTCATGCGTATTGCCGATTACGAAAAGCACATTCAGTCCGAGACCAGCGCTCGCCGGTATCTGTTGAAATTCTGCTGGAAAAACCACCAGCGCTTCTGTCCCCGCTGCAGACAACGCAGGAATTATCCCTTGACCGACGGCCGACGCCGTTGCGCCCAATGCGCCTACACATATCATGACTTTACCGGCCGCTGGATCAACAATTGCGACCTGAAAAGCCGGGAGTGGCTACGACTCATCAAACTCTTCGAACTCGACCTGACTGTCCTGGCCATGACCAAGGAGATGGATCTGGCCTACAACACCGTCTACAAGGCCATCACGACCATCCGTTGCGCCATTGCGGCCAATGCCATCGATGCGCGGGATTTTTTCGGCTCTGAGCGCAGCATAGAACTGAAGACCTCCGGAAGGGTTCTGACAGTTAAGCCCTGCAGCAATCTTACGACCCCGGTCTTCGGAGTAATTGAGCATTCCGGACTGGCTTTTGTCGACCTCGTGCCGGGCTTGCATCCGGAAACGGTCTTCCATTTCCACCAGAACTTCGGCCTGCGCCTGGGCCACTGGGGAAAGACATATTTCAGCGCACCGTATCAACGCTACCATGCCCTGCTGTTCTGCTCGCCCCAACCTCCCCCCAGGTTCATGGAATTCGCCTTGTCTCCGGAAACGGGCGAAACAACAAAAACACCAGAGTTTTTAGGCTACCTCCTGGGCAAGATTCGCCGCTACCGCGGCCTTTCTCCGGAAAAATTCCCCCTGTACGTCAAGGAACTGGAGGCCCGCTACAACAATCGCGACCAGGATATATTCGAATTGTCCGCAAGCCTGCTTTGCCGGTTTGTGCCAAAATTTGCGTAATCAGAACAGTTGTTGACCTGCAGTCCATTTCATTCCATTATTCGATATAGGATCGAAACCATTACACCCTGGATTGAAACGCTATGTCCCCGAACCAACCCCTTGCATCAACCCTGCCTTTTTTCGGGCTCGGCTTTCAGCTCGAACCGCTGTTGGTGCGGACGAAAGTTCGGCTTCGTAATGCTTTCTTGCGGGCGTGCCGGAGCATATTGCTTCATTTTCATTTAGCCGGCCATAGGAACATGATTTTCTGCCAGGCCTATGGATACGATCTTTTGGTTTTTCAGGCTCGGGAAATACGAGGTCAGTGAGTTCTTCCGTCAACCGTTTCAGGTAAGGAGGCTGTATGCAGATTACCCGCAGAAACTTTTTAAAATTCTCGGCCGTGGCCGGCTCGGCGCTGGCCTTCGGTGGTTTGGGGTTTGATCTCAAACCCACCGTAGCCAGGGCGCAGTTGCTGAAACTGCAGGAGGCCAAGGAAACAACTTCCATTTGCTGCTACTGTTCCGTGGGCTGTGGCTTGCTGATTCACACAGCCCAGAGCGGACCCGACAAGGACCGGGCCATCAACATTGAAGGCGACCCGGACCATCCCATCAACGAAGGTTCGTTGTGCGCCAAGGGCGCGTCATTGCTGCAGCTTGTCGAGAACGAAAACAGAATTTCCAAAGTCCTGTACCGCGCCCCCAACTCCGACAAGTTCGAGGAAAGATCCTGGGATTGGGCTCTGGACCGAATTGCCCGGAACGTCAAGGATGCCCGTGATCTGACATTCATTGAGAAAAACGCCATGGGGCAGGTCGTCAACCGCACCAACGGCATCGCCCATACCGGCTCCGCAGCTCTGGACAACGAGGAGTGCTGGTATCTTTCATCCCTGATGCGTTGCCTTGGCCTGGTGTACATAGAACACCAGGCCCGGATCTGACACAGCGCCACTGTAGCGGCTCTGGGAGAGTCGTTCGGACGCGGTGTTATGACCAATCACTACATCGACCTGATGAACAGTGATTGCATTCTGATGATGGGCGCCAACCCTGCTGAAAATCACCCCATCTCCTTCAAGTGGGTGATGAAGGCCAAGGAAAAGGGCGCCACCCTGATCAACGTCGATCCCCGCTTCAACAGGACTTCATCCAAGTCCGACCTGTACATGCCCATGCGCTCCGGAACGGACATCCCGATTCTTGGCGGCATGATCAAGTACATCCTGGACAACGAGCTGTACTTCAAGGACTACGTCCTTAACTACACCAACGCCAGCTTCCTGGTAAATCCTGAATTCGGTTTCGATGACGGACTGTTCACCGGTTTCAATCCCCAGACTTCGACCTACGACAAAACCACCTGGTCTTTCCAGATGGATGACCAGGGCATCCCCAAAAAAGATCCCAGCCTCCAGGATCCGAACTGCGTCTTCCAGCTGATGAAAAAGCACTACGAGCGCTACACCATGGATATCGTCGTTGAAACGGCGGCTACGCCCAGGGATCAGCTCGAAGAGTTCTACAAGACCTTCGCGGCCACTGGCGCTCCGGACAAGTCCGGGACCATCATGTACGCCATGGGCTGGACCCAGCACACCACCGGCGCGCAGGTCATCCGCACCATGGCCATGATCCAGCTCCTGCTGGGCAACATGGGCATGGCCGGCGGCGGCGTGAACGCCTTGCGCGGCGAATCCAACGTTCAGGGTTCCACGGACCAGGCGCTGCTCTTTCACATCATTCCCGGCTACAACCCTGCTCCCCGCTCCACCATGGCCACCTTCGCGGATTACCAGAAAGCCACCACCCCGGTGACCAACGATCCGAAAAGCGCCAACTGGTGGCAGAATCGGCCCAAGTACGTGGCCAGCCTGCTCAAGGCCATGTACCCCGATCAGGATCCGGACGTGAGCTACAACTACATGCCCAAGCTGGATCCCGGCCAGAACGCATCCTGGTTGGTTCTCTTCGACCACATGCTCCAAGGCCAGTTCAAGGGCTACTTTGCCTGGGGGCAGAATCCGGCCGCCTGCGGCGCGGACTCCAACAAGACCAGAAACGCTTTGGCCCAGCTGGACTGGCTGGTGGTGGTCAACCTCTTCGACAACGAAACCGCCTCCTTCTGGAGAGGCCCGAACATGGACCCGGCCAAGGTCAAAACCGAGGTCATCGTCCTGCCGCCCGCGGTCTGGTGCGAAAAGGAAGGCTCCATTTCCAACTCCGGCCGCTGGGTCCAGTGGCGCTACGCCGGTCCCAAGCCCATGGGCGACTGCATCCCTGACGGCGACATGGCCCTGGAGCTGGTGCGCAGGATCCGCGCCCTGTATGAAAAAGAAGGCGGCGCTTTCCCGGATCCGATCATGAACTTCAACACCGCGGGCGTTACCAATCCGGACAAGAAGTTCCCGCACGACTTCGATCCGCACCGCGTGGCCAAGCTGCTCAACGGGTACTTCGTCAAGGACGTGAAGATCGGCGACACCACCCATAAGGCTGGAACCCAGGTTCCCAACTTCACCGCGCTCCAGGCCGACGGCTCCACTGCCTGCGGCAACTGGGTCTACAGCGGCTGCTACACCGAAGCCGGAAACATGATGGCCCGCCGCGACAAGACCCAGACCGAAATGCAAGCCAATATCGGCATCTTCCCGGCCTGGTCCTGGGCTTGGCCCTTGAACCGACGCATTGTCTACAATAGGGCCTCCTGTGATCCGCAGGGCAAGCCCTATGCTCCGCACAAGGCGGTCATCGCCTGGGACGGCAGCAAGTGGGTAGGCGACATACCTGACGGCGGATGGGCGCCCGGAGAACGGCACCCCTTCATCATGCAGGCTGAGGGCGTTGGCAGGCTGTTCGGACCGGGAATGGCCGACGGCCCCTTCCCGGAACACTTCGAGGCCATGGAATGCCCCTTCGAAGAGCATCCCTTCTCCACCCGGCTGCACAACCCAACAGCCCTTGAATTCGTGGGCGAGGCCGTCAAACGTGCGGTGTGCGATCCTCGCTATCCCTTTATCGGCACGACATACCGGGTGACCGAGCACTGGCAGTCCGGGGTCATGACCCGCTGGACTCCCTGGTTGATTGAACAAATGCCGCAGAACTTCGTGGAGATTGATCCGGAACTGGGCAAACTCCGAGGCATTGAAAGCGGCGACTTGGTAATTGTCGAGAATATGCGCGGCCAGATCAAGGCCGTGGCCATCGTGACTCCCCGGCTGCAACCGATGAAGGTCATGGGCCAGACCATCCACATGGTCGGAACCACATGGCACTACGGCTGGGTTCATCCAAGAGACGGCGGGGATTCAGCGAACCTGCTGACACCGTCGGTGGGCGATCCCAACACCTTCATCCCAGAGACCAAAACATTCATGGTCAACATCAGAAAGGCTTAAGGAGGAGTGCGCGATGCAAGGTAAAACATTCTTTATCGATCTGACCAAGTGTACTGCCTGCCGGGGCTGCCAAGTGGCCTGCAAGCAGTGGAAAAAACTGCCGGCAGAGGAAACCAGGAACTGGGGTTCTTTTCAGAATCCCAAGGATCTGACCTTCAATACCTATAAACTGGTTCGCTTTACTGAAGTCATGGAAGGGGAGAAATTCAGGCAATGGTATTTCTTCCCGGATCAATGCCGCCATTGCATTTACCCGCCTTGCAAGATGGTCGGGGACATGTACGACGACAAAGCTATTCTTCAGGATGAAGAAACCGGTGCCGTGCTCTTCACTGAGCATACCCGGAATCTGGATTTCGAGGAAATCAGGATGTCCTGCCCCTATGACATTCCACGCTTGGACGAGGACTCGTTGATCCAAAGCAAGTGCGATATGTGTTTCGACAGGGTCCAGAACGGCATGTTGCCGGCCTGTGTTCTGAGTTGTCCCACGGGAACCATGAACTTCGGTGAACGCGACGCCATGATGGAACTGGCGAACAAGCGTCTCGAAGAAGTCCGCAAGATCAGACCCGAGGCGGTTCTTGCCGATGCGCGAGACCTGCGGGTGGTCTTCCTTTGCGAGGAAAGTCCGCGCGCATATCACCGATATGCCGTGGCATCCGCGGACGTACCGACTATCAGTCGCAAAGCCGCGTTGGCCAAGGTGGTTGCACCGGCCAAACGGATATTCGGGTAATCAGTTTCGGGACCGCATCAAGCGGTCCCGGGACTTTCTCTTTTTCGAAACAAAGGCCGGAGCCCTCAGGGGCTCCGGCCTTTGTCATTTCAGTCAGGAGCAATCAGATTATGCGCTAAGAGTACGAAGGTTGGGTTCGTCTTTCGCGGCCTGCCTCTCCCTTCGTGATCTTCGTGCCCTTCCTGGAGATAAAGAGACGTAATTATTCAGCATGTTCTAAAGTACACAAATTGTCCGGCTTGCCTTGATTTTGCGGTCTCGCATGTTTGACTGAGCCAGGATTCGTTCATCAAACCATTGCCTAGCATTTGAAGCTCCAAATGCTGTTTATTCACGCAATGGATTGATGTTGCGAAGCCGGTGCGAGGCCGCAAAATCAAGGCAAGCCGGACCTCAGCTGAGTAGTTACATAGAGTCTACATGGACTCAGAAAAACATGTTGCACAGAAATTGCTGAAATGGCTATGAAACTCTTTCAAAAGCGATGGGGCCGACGCCGGGTATCACTATCCGCAACGTTGACCTGTCCACGATCTCTCCGACGATCACTCCTCCTGTCTGCGTATGCAGCCAAAGCTCCCCGTCCCGTTGCTGCCAGCGAAAGGCGACCATGTCCATGTCCGTTTCCCATGTTCCCTGTCCGGAAGGTTTGAGTTCCAGCAGGATAAACAACGCCGCTTGCGAAGAGCTTTGATATTTTCCCTCCAGGTACGAAGGATCCGCGCAGGCGCCGCTGAATAATGCGACACACGCCAGTGCAACGAACATGAGCCAAAATTTTCGCATGGAGTACCTCGCACAACCGCCGGCGAATCTTCATCGCCTGCATCCACGTTTACGCCATTTTCTCAAGCTTGGATGTAAAATGGTTTTCCAGGTGGAGTATCTTATCGAAAAAAAAGATGTGCACCGTCATGGCAACCCAGATCACGTCCCGAACCGCGGTCCGCCAGGAGATGGGATCATCCACGCTGGTGAAACACCCGCATGGTATGGGTGAACCGCGCCAGAGATTGATCGTCACGGCGACGGTGAAGACGACCAGCAGGCCCCCGATGATCGTTACCGCGGATTTTGCCCGAAAACCGACAACCAGAAGCACTCCGCAGACCAGCTCCAACCAGGGCATGAATATGGCCAGAAAATTGACCGACCAGTAGGGCGCCAACTGATAGCTGGCGATGGTCTCGGCGAACTCGGCCGGATAATTGATCTTGTACATGCTTGCATAGATGAACAATGCCCCGATATACAATCGAAGAGCCAGGGCCACATATTCATGAGTAAGGATCCGGATCAAGAGATTTCGGTTCATGGTTCCACCGGGAGGCCTTGTCGTTGCCATTGCCGCAGACCGCCGTCCATGACCCGAACATTGACCATGCCCCGCTCAGCAAGCTTCGCGGCCACCAGTTCGTCATAGCGCCTGCTGACGTTTCGGCCATAGACAACAATATCCGTCTTCGGATCCAGTTGCGCGAAACGCATGGAATACACGAACTCGAACAGGTTCAACGGCAGGCTCTCCGCTCCGGCAATGCGGGTTTGATTATAAAATTCCACAGGCCGGGCATCCAGAAATATCGAGCCCTGTGACGCATGTTTCAGCCGCGCCCAGGAAACGTCGATCAGATTCGGAGGCGGCAGGCTCCAGGTTTCAGGACGAACGGGTATCCTCCCGGGGCTGGTCACGTTAAAGATCAATCCCAAAAACAGACTGATCATGAACAGGGCCATGCAGTCCACAAGCGTGACCCGTTTAATGCGCAAGGTTTCCGTCTTGAGCAGAGAATTGATCCGGTTGGCCGCGGCTTCCAGCAAACTGATAGTTTGGCGACTTTGCTGAAGATCTTCAAGTGTTTGCCGCAGTTCGGCATTCCTTTGCAGGAGATCGCTGTTCAACTTCTGGATTGTTTCAAAGGCCAATGCGTTTCCCAGACTAACGAGAAACCCCTGCAACAGGGTCGGAAACAGTTCCTCGTCCGACAACCCGTCTTTTTGCTGAGCCAGGCAATTGCCTACTACCATCAGTCCATAAAAGTTCGCGTCAATCAAAAACGCGGCGGCGATTTGCGACGTATCGTCCAGCCCCAGAGACAGTAGCGTATCGAGGTCCAACACCTGGTAATGCTTTTCCCCTTGGCTGGGCACGAACGGGGGGTGCAGCAAGGCTCTGAAAACCTGATTCAGCCGTTGGACGTCGAAATCCGGAACAGATTCGACGGGGTACCCTCTGTGAATCGAAGAAATGCTTTGATCATCGCGGTTCCATAACACGATGAATCCATGCTGGGCACTGAAAGCGCCCATGACCGAAAGCAGAAATGAGGAAAGTAGGCTGTCCTTGTCCAGATTGCCGCTCAGCTCCCGGGTGGTGTCACAGACGGTTCTGAAGTGAAAGTAGCGCTGATCCAAGCGCGTTTGCGTCTCCTGGGAAATCAGCAACGCCTGATGAAGGTTTTCGTTCCTGATCCGCAATTCATCATTCAACCGGCGGATGGTCTCGTTGACGTTGGAAACTTTTAGGGCGTCCATGAACGCGGACGTCAGGCGGAGCAAGAACTCCTCGTCCTGATGATCATAGGGTTCCCCGCTGACTTTCGGACCATACCCCAGCACCCCGAAGCAATGCCTGTCCACGTACCACTCGACCAGAATACGCAACGACTCAGGCAGCCCCTCATTCTTGGCATTCTCATTCATCGTCACGACACGAACCTGATGGGGCAGCATTTCCTCTCCAGCGGAAACCTTGTCGGTGAGGCCCGTCAGGAGATCATCAAGCGCATCCTGAAAGTCTGCTGCGAAAC
Proteins encoded:
- a CDS encoding pilus assembly protein PilP; translation: MFDSDADENTNNIEPDLMGTALELPLWLQTPDGYWYRPDDKPDPFRPFVRPIPPEESFQPQIPQRALTPLERVEATQLRVVGILWNELFPERGLAAMVEMPDGKGYVLRPGMFVGQYGGAVHQITTGEVVIVEQGRDIAGREQTREIILRLNPSRGDGHDS
- a CDS encoding type 4a pilus biogenesis protein PilO, yielding MDSQALTQRLETLSKLHKLLILIVLVVGTLGGYAFFSFMPKLERTTQLEQEIQSLENSIAANRRLAARLPELQEEMAAREYELLLAKMLLPADAQERERLLAAIERLGMDVGVEFLLFQPGSEVAHDFYASREVQLRMRGEFHNLITFFDRMSRLDRLVSLDRLRLQPNAATAAGVGPVTLTAESSIQVYRALTEQEIKAAEERKAQQQQGGRRR
- a CDS encoding PilN domain-containing protein — translated: MIRINLLPPEKRPRISTLRLDLGALVFALVLVGGAILLSHLWVSAKLSDLERVHEARQVENRALTAEVAQVRRMENEIKAVASKIEIITGIRSIQTLPVRYIDALISLLPEDRIWFETFQLDHNGALQLKGVAMDNQSFAAYVEILRTSDFVRGVVTERTLRREVQGLTLVEFHFRITFGPPPDEYYQREANYG
- the pilM gene encoding type IV pilus assembly protein PilM, with protein sequence MAITIEFRKKGPPPGVDLGSGWIKVVALDLRRKKPQLSRIGRLPLAIGDMDKGEKAADRLAELWRNLEIREKSVVSAMTGHAVIVKKVNISTEAATNMELFLAKEAKQYIPFDLQDVYLDHQNLGLGSKEGTTDILLVASKKREVEERLLILTKAGLEVRVMDVDAFALSNCFEFNYPEYADEPHYLLDIGGHLSVFCVVWKNQLVFHRELSIGGQQLTDRLAKLLNRTKAECEKMKINGPGEMPATEVAAMEDELDDVFASWASEVRRLIGFYLGSSPGSKPAATLFLAGGGSLLSGLRDKLARDLEMDVQYLDPWRKLEPDVSRFDHAYLRAVGPQYAVATGLALREAVK
- a CDS encoding universal stress protein, whose translation is MVEMKKILCAIDFSEVSPMVAEYAHSLSKAFGAEVILLYSAPSLNQYVSFHVPPNSIETFVGEIVTGAEQSMEAFISQYLPDVSVTGRVVSGYAAEEIVKCADEENVDMIVMGTHGRKGIDRILFGSVAEKVVKAANCPVLTLRPFCAVHFPNK
- a CDS encoding transposase produces the protein MRIADYEKHIQSETSARRYLLKFCWKNHQRFCPRCRQRRNYPLTDGRRRCAQCAYTYHDFTGRWINNCDLKSREWLRLIKLFELDLTVLAMTKEMDLAYNTVYKAITTIRCAIAANAIDARDFFGSERSIELKTSGRVLTVKPCSNLTTPVFGVIEHSGLAFVDLVPGLHPETVFHFHQNFGLRLGHWGKTYFSAPYQRYHALLFCSPQPPPRFMEFALSPETGETTKTPEFLGYLLGKIRRYRGLSPEKFPLYVKELEARYNNRDQDIFELSASLLCRFVPKFA
- the fdnG gene encoding formate dehydrogenase-N subunit alpha, which encodes MQITRRNFLKFSAVAGSALAFGGLGFDLKPTVARAQLLKLQEAKETTSICCYCSVGCGLLIHTAQSGPDKDRAINIEGDPDHPINEGSLCAKGASLLQLVENENRISKVLYRAPNSDKFEERSWDWALDRIARNVKDARDLTFIEKNAMGQVVNRTNGIAHTGSAALDNEECWYLSSLMRCLGLVYIEHQARIUHSATVAALGESFGRGVMTNHYIDLMNSDCILMMGANPAENHPISFKWVMKAKEKGATLINVDPRFNRTSSKSDLYMPMRSGTDIPILGGMIKYILDNELYFKDYVLNYTNASFLVNPEFGFDDGLFTGFNPQTSTYDKTTWSFQMDDQGIPKKDPSLQDPNCVFQLMKKHYERYTMDIVVETAATPRDQLEEFYKTFAATGAPDKSGTIMYAMGWTQHTTGAQVIRTMAMIQLLLGNMGMAGGGVNALRGESNVQGSTDQALLFHIIPGYNPAPRSTMATFADYQKATTPVTNDPKSANWWQNRPKYVASLLKAMYPDQDPDVSYNYMPKLDPGQNASWLVLFDHMLQGQFKGYFAWGQNPAACGADSNKTRNALAQLDWLVVVNLFDNETASFWRGPNMDPAKVKTEVIVLPPAVWCEKEGSISNSGRWVQWRYAGPKPMGDCIPDGDMALELVRRIRALYEKEGGAFPDPIMNFNTAGVTNPDKKFPHDFDPHRVAKLLNGYFVKDVKIGDTTHKAGTQVPNFTALQADGSTACGNWVYSGCYTEAGNMMARRDKTQTEMQANIGIFPAWSWAWPLNRRIVYNRASCDPQGKPYAPHKAVIAWDGSKWVGDIPDGGWAPGERHPFIMQAEGVGRLFGPGMADGPFPEHFEAMECPFEEHPFSTRLHNPTALEFVGEAVKRAVCDPRYPFIGTTYRVTEHWQSGVMTRWTPWLIEQMPQNFVEIDPELGKLRGIESGDLVIVENMRGQIKAVAIVTPRLQPMKVMGQTIHMVGTTWHYGWVHPRDGGDSANLLTPSVGDPNTFIPETKTFMVNIRKA
- a CDS encoding 4Fe-4S dicluster domain-containing protein, whose product is MQGKTFFIDLTKCTACRGCQVACKQWKKLPAEETRNWGSFQNPKDLTFNTYKLVRFTEVMEGEKFRQWYFFPDQCRHCIYPPCKMVGDMYDDKAILQDEETGAVLFTEHTRNLDFEEIRMSCPYDIPRLDEDSLIQSKCDMCFDRVQNGMLPACVLSCPTGTMNFGERDAMMELANKRLEEVRKIRPEAVLADARDLRVVFLCEESPRAYHRYAVASADVPTISRKAALAKVVAPAKRIFG
- a CDS encoding MauE/DoxX family redox-associated membrane protein, which translates into the protein MNRNLLIRILTHEYVALALRLYIGALFIYASMYKINYPAEFAETIASYQLAPYWSVNFLAIFMPWLELVCGVLLVVGFRAKSAVTIIGGLLVVFTVAVTINLWRGSPIPCGCFTSVDDPISWRTAVRDVIWVAMTVHIFFFDKILHLENHFTSKLEKMA
- a CDS encoding rhodanese-like domain-containing protein; its protein translation is MNEERRDFQLNVLFETVRELSQLTDPSDVMKSFVLLSMGPLGTAQALLAAKDAQSGNETVALRGFAADFQDALDDLLTGLTDKVSAGEEMLPHQVRVVTMNENAKNEGLPESLRILVEWYVDRHCFGVLGYGPKVSGEPYDHQDEEFLLRLTSAFMDALKVSNVNETIRRLNDELRIRNENLHQALLISQETQTRLDQRYFHFRTVCDTTRELSGNLDKDSLLSSFLLSVMGAFSAQHGFIVLWNRDDQSISSIHRGYPVESVPDFDVQRLNQVFRALLHPPFVPSQGEKHYQVLDLDTLLSLGLDDTSQIAAAFLIDANFYGLMVVGNCLAQQKDGLSDEELFPTLLQGFLVSLGNALAFETIQKLNSDLLQRNAELRQTLEDLQQSRQTISLLEAAANRINSLLKTETLRIKRVTLVDCMALFMISLFLGLIFNVTSPGRIPVRPETWSLPPPNLIDVSWARLKHASQGSIFLDARPVEFYNQTRIAGAESLPLNLFEFVYSMRFAQLDPKTDIVVYGRNVSRRYDELVAAKLAERGMVNVRVMDGGLRQWQRQGLPVEP